From Arachis stenosperma cultivar V10309 chromosome 2, arast.V10309.gnm1.PFL2, whole genome shotgun sequence, one genomic window encodes:
- the LOC130960362 gene encoding protein TIC 56, chloroplastic yields MASINNLNPFGGNWFNKPQNPLPAVNFNILGFFEHNANSPPFAAIGLPRFFRRRPKKPNNGEPGHFTQMAHQFFWECENIPDYRHTPEVEKILKQDELNPYIEERENPTEEEIRENEEWIEKLKNSPVMKFLLRAEEIRDKMNELDLEENKRPYHKEDWEVWKAVPHVTGPDGRPMPRKALKTDSEADDKFWDFARQFFFGLWGFRQRPYPPGRPSDAAQSIGYKNLERRYYDFIMRSGGWYYKDRLGRTRGPLELITLKTAWGAGIIDKNTFIWGEDMDEWAPIHMIYGMERAIATWEVRLAASATAFLHKLQKGIPPWVPLKGFEKKTYKQLQEEAIESKRRDLAVLEANDGVWPGVRIPSHALFLWASGSELTTILEEDHMPNKYIPRHLRLQLAKIIPGLRPWEVLSIEQAMDQITFNGQWYREPLGSFQTGPPYIQHWNMDMMRLYKIFEDLNDEVYENLVENLPGFEKIAEKVQRDFITRINKLLEKREAEKRRRRQLGR; encoded by the exons CTCCCTGCTGTCAACTTCAACATCCTCGGATTCTTCGAACACAACGCCAACTCTCCGCCCTTCGCCGCCATTGGCCTCCCGAGGTTCTTTCGCAGAAGGCCCAAGAAGCCCAACAATGGCGAACCTGGCCACTTCACTCAGATGGCTCACCAGTTCTTCTGGGAATGCGAGAACATCCCTGATTACAGGCAT ACTCCGGAAGTAGAAAAGATTCTAAAACAAGACGAGCTCAACCCCTACATAGAGGAGAGGGAGAATCCCACTGAGGAAGAGATAAGGGAGAACGAGGAGTGGATTGAGAAGTTGAAGAATAGCCCTGTTATGAAGTTTCTCTTGAGAGCCGAGGAGATCAGAGACAAGATGAACGAGCTTGATTTGGAGGAGAACAAGAGACCTTACCACAAGGAGGATTGGGAGGTGTGGAAGGCAGTGCCGCATGTCACTGGCCCCGATGGGCGACCGATGCCTAGGAAGGCACTGAAGACCGATAGCGAGGCCGATGACAAGTTTTGGGACTTTGCAAGGCAGTTCTTCTTTGGGCTGTGGGGGTTCAGGCAGCGGCCTTACCCACCTGGGAGGCCTAGTGATGCTGCTCAGTCAATTGGGTACAAGAATCTTGAGAGGCGATACTATGATT TTATCATGAGGAGTGGTGGATGGTACTATAAGGACCGGCTAGGTCGTACACGAGGGCCTCTGGAGTTAATTACGCTTAAAACTGCTTGGGGTGCTGGAATTATTGATAAGAACACTTTCATTTGGGGCGAAGATATGGATGAGTGGGCTCCAATCCACATGATTTATGGAATGGAGCGTGCAATTGCTACTTGGGAAG tTAGACTTGCTGCTTCAGCAACGGCTTTTCTCCACAAACTTCAGAAGGGCATACCGCCATGGGTTCCTCTCAagggatttgaaaagaagacTTATAAGCAGCTTCAAGAAGaggctatagaaagcaagagaCGTGATTTAGCAGTGTTAGAAGCTAATGACGGTGTTTGGCCAGGAGTTAGAATTCCAAGTCATGCCCTATTTCTTTGGGCTAGTGGCTCTGAACTCACCACTATTTTGGAAGAGGATCACATGCCCAACAAGTACATTCCTAGACATCTTAG GTTGCAGTTGGCAAAAATTATTCCAGGTTTGAGGCCATGGGAAGTTCTGAGTATAGAACAAGCAATGGATCAAATAACATTTAATGGCCAGTGGTACCGTGAACCACTCGGCTCATTCCAGACTGGTCCGCCATACATCCAGCACTGGAATATGGACATGATG AGGTTATATAAGATATTCGAAGATCTCAATGACGAGGTGTACGAAAACTTGGTGGAGAACCTCCCGGGATTTGAGAAAATTGCAGAGAAGGTTCAGAGAGATTTTATTACAAGAATCAATAAACTGTTGGAGAAGAGAGAAGCAGAGAAAAGGCGGCGGCGGCAGCTTGGCAGATGA